The following coding sequences lie in one Polyodon spathula isolate WHYD16114869_AA chromosome 37, ASM1765450v1, whole genome shotgun sequence genomic window:
- the tubgcp4 gene encoding gamma-tubulin complex component 4: MIHELLLALSGYPGTIFTCNKRTGLQVSQDLPFLHPSETSVLNRLCKLGTDYIRFTEFIEQHTGHVHQQEHHGAQQSQSGLHGIYLRAFCTGLDSMLQPYRQSLLDLEQEFLADPHLSISHVNYMLEQFQLLFPSVMVVVEYIKSQKIHGCQILETVYKHSCGGLPPVRMALEKILAVCHGVMYKQLAAWMLHGLLLDQSEEFFVKQGPSAGGGPPAPEEDDEDLGIGGLSGKQLRELQDLRLIEEENMLAPSLQQFSLRAEMLPSYIPARVAEKILFVGESIQMFENQNQNPSRSGSILKHQEDLFAAELHRLKQQPLFSLVDFENLIDGIRSTVAEHLWTLMVEEADLLGQLKIVKDFYLLGRGELFQAFIDQAQHMLKTPPTAVTEHDVNVAFQQSAHKVLLDDDNLLPLLHLTIDYQGKEPKEAAGSREGVTPPRDSSPREAPPSGWAALGLAYKVQWPLHILFTPAVLEKYNVMFRYLLSVRRVQSELQHCWALQMQRKHLKSNLSDAIKWRLRNHMAFLVDNLQYYLQVDVLESQFSQLLQQINSTRDFESIRLAHDHFLSNLLAQSFILLKPVFHCLNEILELCHSFCSLVSQNMGPLDERGTAQLDILVKGFSRQSSLLFKILSSVRNHQINSDLAQLLLRLDYNKYYTQAGGTLGSFGL; encoded by the exons ATGATTCACGAACTGCTGTTGGCTCTAAGCGGCTACCCTGGAACTATTTTCACATGCAATAAACGGACAGGTTTACAG GTGTCCCAGGATCTACCTTTCCTCCATCCCAGTGAAACCAGTGTGCTGAACCgtctgtgcaaactgggaacgGACTACATCCGCTTCACTGAGTTCATTGAGCAGCACACGGGTCATGTGCACCAGCAG GAACACCATGGTGCCCAGCAGAGCCAGTCCGGACTCCATGGGATTTACCTGCGAGCCTTCTGCACAGGACTGGACTCCATGCTGCAGCCCTACCGCCAGTCCCTGCTAGATCTCGAGCAGGAG ttcCTGGCAGATCCACATCTCTCAATCTCTCACGTCAATTACATGCTTGAACAG TTTCAGCTCCTGTTTCCCTctgtgatggtggtggtggagtACATTAAATCTCAGAAG ATCCACGGCTGTCAGATCCTGGAGACGGTGTACAAACACAGCTGTGGGGGGCTGCCACCGGTTCGCATGGCTCTGGAGAA GATCCTGGCAGTATGTCACGGGGTGATGTACAAGCAGCTGGCTGCCTGGATGCTGCACGGCCTGCTTCTGGACCAGAGCGAGGAGTTCTTTGTGAAGCAGGGCCCCAGTGCTGGGGGAGGGCCCCCGGCCCCTGAGGAGGATGATGAGGACCTGGGAATCGGGGGGCTGAGCGGGAAGCAGCTCCGAGAATTGCAGGACCTG CGGCTGATTGAGGAGGAGAACATGTTGGCCCCGTCTCTCCAGCAGTTCTCCCTGCGCGCTGAGATGCTGCCCTCCTACATCCCCGCCCGTGTCGCTGAGAAGATCCTCTTTGTGGGGGAGTCCATTCAGATGTtcgagaaccagaaccagaacccgTCCCGCTCCG GCTCGATCCTGAAGCACCAGGAGGACCTGTTTGCCGCGGAGCTCCACCGCCTCAAGCAGCAGCCGCTCTTCAGCCTGGTCGACTTTGAGAACCTCATCGACGGCATCCGGAGCACGGTGGCAGAG CACCTCTGGACCCTGATGGTGGAGGAGGCTGATCTCTTGGGGCAGCTGAAG ATCGTAAAGGATTTCTACCTGCTGGGGCGTGGCGAGCTCTTCCAAGCCTTCATTGACCAGGCCCAGCACATGCTGAAGACTCCGCCCACTGCCGTCACTGAGCATG ATGTGAATGTGGCGTTTCAGCAGTCAGCTCACAAGGTGCTGCTGGACGATGATAATCTGTTGCCTCTGCTGCACCTCACCATCGACTATCAGGGGAAGGAGCCCAAAG AGGCTGCTGGGAGCAGGGAGGGTGTGACTCCTCCTCGAGACTCCTCCCCCCGAGAAGCCCCTCCTTCTGGCTGGGCAGCGCTGGGATTGGCCTACAAGGTGCAGTGGCCTCTCCACATTCTGTTCACCCCTGCCGTGCTGGAGAA gtaTAATGTGATGTTCCGGTACCTGCTGAGTGTGCGTCGGGTTCAGTCAGAGCTGCAGCACTGCTGGGCTCTGCAGATGCAGCGGAAACATCTGAAATCAAACCTCTCCGACGCCATCAAGTGGAGACTACGCAACCACATGGCCTTCCTGGTGGACAACCTGCAGTATTACCTGCAG GTAGACGTGCTGGAGTCCCAGTTTTCCCAGCTCCTCCAGCAGATCAACTCCACCCGTGACTTCGAGAGCATTCGGCTGGCGCATGACCACTTCCTTAGCAACCTGCTGGCCCAGTCCTTCATCCTGCTCAAACCG GTGTTCCACTGTCTGAATGAGATCTTGGAGCTGTGCCACAGTTTCTGCTCACTGGTCAGTCAGAATATGGGCCCACTGGACGAGAGGGGCACAGCTCAGCTGGACATCCTGGTCAAG GGCTTCAGCCGACAGTCTTCACTGCTCTTCAAGATCCTGTCCAGCGTGAGGAACCATCAGATCAACTCAGACCTGGCCCAGCTTCTGCTACGCCTCGACTACAACAAGTACTACACCCAGGCAGGGGGCACCCTTGGCAG CTTTGGACTGTGA